The genome window TACCTCGTCCAAAGCATCGATCGCGTTGGTAATTAGATTCATAAATACTTGATTGAGCTGTCCTGAATAACACTCAACAAGAGGCAATTTTCCATAATTTTTAACTATTTGAATGTCGCGACGGTCTATTTGAGAATTGAGACGGTTTCGCAAAATTAACACGGTGCTGTCAATGCAGTCGTGCAAATCGCACATGGTCATGTTACTGTTATCGGTTCGCGAAAAGTTGCCCATAGATTTGACAATTTCGCGAATGCGATTGGAACCCATTTGCATGGAAGAGATAACTTTAGGCAAGTCTTCAACTAGAAAACCAAGATCTATCTCTTCGATTTTAGCTGTGATTTCGGGACAGGGATTGGGATAGCATTCTTGATAGAGACACAGCAGGTGCAACAAATCTTGAGTATAAATTGCGGCATGGCTCAAGTTGCCGTAAATAAAACTAACTGGGTTATTAATTTCGTGGACGATACTAGCCATTAGCGCTCCCAGCGAAGACATTTTTTCGCTGTGGAGGAGTTGAGCTTGAGTTTCTTTTAGTTCGCAAAGTGCGCGATCGAGCTGGGCCGCTTGAGCTTCCGCTTTGGCGGTAGCAGCACAACTTTCTTGATAAAGTTCTACCTGTTTAAGGTCAATTTCAAATTGTTCGATTTCGCTTTCTTGCTGGTATTGGCTCACCACGGCATCGAAAGCTTCTAGCAACTCGTCACCTGCCGCTTCGACAATGTACAGCAGGTGGGGGTTTTCCAGCCTGAGTTCGGCATCGGGAACTTGCACCAAGGCTTTAATTCGATCGATATACGCGCGCACTTGTTTGTCTAAATACAGTGGCGGCTCAAAATACATTGCCTTGAGGGTGGCTGAAGGAGGACTGCCTAAGTTGATGCTGCTGCCAATATTAATTAAGTCGCGGTGCGATTTTTCCATAAGCTCGATCGCCTCTAACAAATTTCCGCGCAGTTTTGCTCTTTCTGCCGCATTCTTAGAGCAAACTAACCTCATACTAAAAAAAGCCGTTCGTTGCGAAAGCATTCGCTGGCGGCCGCTGATATTAATCACCGCAGCACTAATTTTTCTGGCTGTCGTAATTTCTTCCAGATTAAAGTAGTTGCTCAGTGCTGCCATTGGTAATGCCCCCGACTCGCCTAAATGTCTGTAGCTCCTGCTGATACAAGATTTAAGAGCCATAAAAAATTTTTGTACAAGACACTAACCAATATATTCTGTATTTCGTAGTAAAGTAGTATACTAAAACACAATTGTTTTCCCGTTGTGGCTTATCACAATTTTCAGGATTCCCCTTGTTGCACCGTTTTTCTTAATTATTCAAAAAATTACAAATCAACTTCGCCATAGTTTGAGCTTGAGTTTGCGGCAACCCGTGAGTGGCATTGGAAATAATTGCTAACTCAGCCCCCGGTATCTCGTTAGCGCAGGTTTCACAGTGCCATAGAGGAATTGTTTCGTGACTATCTGCTGCGATAACTAAGGTAGGAATTTGCAATTTGTGAATTTCTTTTTCTACTGTATCAACTGCATCTTCTGGCCGCATCCGACTCATTAAAAATGATCTTGCTACTGGTTGAGACATCAACTCCCTGCGCCACCCGGAAATTTGCTGCAATTGCTCACTTTTTCCCGCTAAACTAGCGAAAGGTTTTGCCAACTGCAAGACCCAATCAACGGCTGGGGTTTCCCACAGCAGCGGCCGCAAAGCATCGTATTGACCGCAAAAAGTGTCGTCTCGAATTCCGTCCGGTGCTGCTAACACTAAACTGCTAACAGAATTAGGATATTTGAGGGAATATGCAGATGCTACCCAACCGCCAAAAGAATGCCCGATAATGCAGCATGGTTCAATATTTAGTTGTTCTACAACTTGGCGCACAAAAGCAACTTCTACAGCTATGTCATAGCGGATTTCTGGTTGGCTGGATTCTCCAAAACCTAAAATATCTAAACTGATGCACCGAAACTGAGATGGCAATAACTCAATTAATGGCAGCCAGCAAGTCTTTTCTCCTAAGAAACCGTGCAGCATCGATCGGGGTCTGCCGCACCCGATTTCCAGGTAGGCTGATGTTTGGCTACTGCTATTGACAAATATACTTAATGTGTGCTTTTGTCCTACAATTGCTTGAGACTGCACGGGGATCGACTCGTGATAGGTAAAATACCTTTGTAAAGGATTGTAACAAAACAGCAGTCCAAAGGTTAAACTTCATTACGGAGTATACAGTTAGAAATAGACCGTGATATTCTCTATGATTATTAGAAAATACTACAAACCCAAAGCAGGAGAACACTTTGAACTCTACTTTAAAACAGTACCCGGCTTGCTCTCTTCGCGAAGATGTCAGTGAGTACGTAGCACACCTACAGCTTCACATGACGTTACAAGCTCGCAACTTGCTCCCTACCATTACCACTGCTAAGGATAGTCGCGAACAACTGTTGCAGCAGACTCAGGCTCATTTTGAGAAACGAGTTTCTCGACAAGCTATTTAAACAAATTTTACGATCGCCCGCAGTCGATCGAACTTTCCCACATTTCAGCATCCCAGAAACCCGGTAGCCTCAAAAATACCGGGTTTCTTTTCGGCTAATTATGCAGGGGGCTCGGTTTTGGGTAATATGCGTTGGGTGTGCTTTAAATTTAATGTCTATGCGAATTCCGATTATTGCATTTTTGACTTTGGCGGCGCTGGCTGGCGGCGAATTGGCAGCGCGGGCGATCGATCCGAGTGCCGCACCGACTGAGGCCCTGTTGAGAGAGGGAACCGCAGAAATTGACAGGCGAGACGCCTGTCCCACAAGGGGACAGAGGGAGGAAGATCGGGTAATTGGTGATAACTTAACGTTAAACCGACCGTCTCTGTTGTTTGTAGCGAAGTCTAGATCCCCCCTAACCAAGGGCGGGCACGGGGGCACCGCCCCTACTAAGGGGGGGACAAGAAATCTGCTCAAAGTCCCCCTTCTTAAGGGGGATTTAGGGGGATCTAGACTTGATGACAAGCGACATTTGTTATCGGTTCCAGTCTTAAATAGTCACCAATCGGATGAGGTGAGTCTCACATCTGACACCATTCTCCTGAACGGGCAAGATGCCCGTGAAGCGAGAGATGAATTGTTGTGTGGAACAGGCATCTTGCCTGTTCATCAAAAGCTGATTGAAAATGGTGCAGCATCTCTCAAGAACGGTGCAGCATCTGTCAAGAACGGGCAAGATGCCCGTGAAGCCAGAGATGAATTGTTTGGTGGCACAGGAATGTTGGCTGAAGTACCCGCAGCGCAGCTATCCCCTAGGGAATCGCCCTCACTCAAGTCCAGCCACAACAAAGATTTTACATCTCTGTTAAAAACTCCGGCGACGATCGCGGCACAAGCCGAAACCCCCGAAGCAGTAAACAGCAACGCCCAACAGTTAGGCGGTACTCTAAAAATCAGTCAAGCCAACAATGCTGAAGGCGTTTACGTTGCAGAGGTGAAAATTCGCTTTGTTAATTCCCGAGGGGAAGCTGTTGATAGAAAAGGGAATCCAATTGAGGGCAGAATTTCGGAAGATTTTATCCGAGGCGAGCTCAAACTCAAGCCGGGGGATAACTACAGCCGGGAAGTTGTACGATCGGATTTGCAGCAGTTGCAGCAATTGGGATTGTTTGAGAAAGTTACGGTTTCGATCGAAGAAGTTGGCACGGATGTTAATGTAATCTACAACGTTCAAGAGCGATCGGCTCGCTCTTTTAGCGTGAGTGCCAGTCTTAGTGATGATGTTGGCGTTGCGCTTCCTCTTTCATATACCGATCGAACTTTCGGAACAACCCCGCAGCGGCTGGCGGTGGAACTTCAGCCCAG of Oscillatoria nigro-viridis PCC 7112 contains these proteins:
- a CDS encoding ATP-binding protein, whose product is MALKSCISRSYRHLGESGALPMAALSNYFNLEEITTARKISAAVINISGRQRMLSQRTAFFSMRLVCSKNAAERAKLRGNLLEAIELMEKSHRDLINIGSSINLGSPPSATLKAMYFEPPLYLDKQVRAYIDRIKALVQVPDAELRLENPHLLYIVEAAGDELLEAFDAVVSQYQQESEIEQFEIDLKQVELYQESCAATAKAEAQAAQLDRALCELKETQAQLLHSEKMSSLGALMASIVHEINNPVSFIYGNLSHAAIYTQDLLHLLCLYQECYPNPCPEITAKIEEIDLGFLVEDLPKVISSMQMGSNRIREIVKSMGNFSRTDNSNMTMCDLHDCIDSTVLILRNRLNSQIDRRDIQIVKNYGKLPLVECYSGQLNQVFMNLITNAIDALDEVSQNQPYAALKIFIATELAGPDRVRVRIADTGTGMTAEIKERMFEQFFTTKEIGKGTGLGLSIVYKILVENHRGSLRCESEPCKGTEFIIELPIQQT
- a CDS encoding alpha/beta fold hydrolase — its product is MQSQAIVGQKHTLSIFVNSSSQTSAYLEIGCGRPRSMLHGFLGEKTCWLPLIELLPSQFRCISLDILGFGESSQPEIRYDIAVEVAFVRQVVEQLNIEPCCIIGHSFGGWVASAYSLKYPNSVSSLVLAAPDGIRDDTFCGQYDALRPLLWETPAVDWVLQLAKPFASLAGKSEQLQQISGWRRELMSQPVARSFLMSRMRPEDAVDTVEKEIHKLQIPTLVIAADSHETIPLWHCETCANEIPGAELAIISNATHGLPQTQAQTMAKLICNFLNN
- a CDS encoding BamA/TamA family outer membrane protein, with the protein product MQGARFWVICVGCALNLMSMRIPIIAFLTLAALAGGELAARAIDPSAAPTEALLREGTAEIDRRDACPTRGQREEDRVIGDNLTLNRPSLLFVAKSRSPLTKGGHGGTAPTKGGTRNLLKVPLLKGDLGGSRLDDKRHLLSVPVLNSHQSDEVSLTSDTILLNGQDAREARDELLCGTGILPVHQKLIENGAASLKNGAASVKNGQDAREARDELFGGTGMLAEVPAAQLSPRESPSLKSSHNKDFTSLLKTPATIAAQAETPEAVNSNAQQLGGTLKISQANNAEGVYVAEVKIRFVNSRGEAVDRKGNPIEGRISEDFIRGELKLKPGDNYSREVVRSDLQQLQQLGLFEKVTVSIEEVGTDVNVIYNVQERSARSFSVSASLSDDVGVALPLSYTDRTFGTTPQRLAVELQPSLRGIQYDVEFVSPYVAAEDRLGYSVRAFGDRRISEIFNKDIDLPNGDRVREIRMGGNLRFTRPLGDWQSTLGLNYTNISTRDRNLNIARRDELGNPLTFSGSGVDDLYTVSFGAMLDRRDNPFNPTSGSILSLSTEQSIPLGRGNIVSNRMLANYIQYVPVTLLGISESEALPEMLAFNLQAGTVIGDLPPTEAFRLGGRNSVRGYDGGDIGSGRSYFLASGEYRFPVGQDVGGVIFVDFASDLGTGDSVLGKPAVVRDKPGTGAGVGVGVRVRSSLGLIRLDVGVSDSGDIKFILGTKQRF